In bacterium, the following are encoded in one genomic region:
- a CDS encoding C25 family cysteine peptidase, whose translation TLLINSINSGRALTSYFGHSGLNVWTFENLFTANDAANLTNAGKPTVVTQYGCWNTYFVSPQYNTLGHKLLLSGDRGAASVLGAATLTEGQSERMLGQRFFSRLFQPGQTIGSALQGAKADLGSTHPDLLDVLLGWTLLGDPTMVVEP comes from the coding sequence ACGCTCTTGATCAATTCCATAAACAGCGGCCGCGCGTTGACCAGCTATTTTGGCCATTCCGGTCTGAATGTCTGGACATTCGAAAACCTATTCACAGCCAACGATGCGGCGAATCTCACAAACGCTGGTAAACCCACGGTTGTAACGCAATACGGTTGTTGGAATACCTATTTTGTGTCACCACAGTACAACACTTTAGGACATAAATTGCTTTTGAGCGGGGATCGGGGTGCAGCCTCAGTTCTCGGCGCCGCAACACTAACGGAAGGCCAGTCGGAAAGAATGCTCGGACAGCGGTTCTTTAGCAGGCTTTTTCAGCCAGGTCAAACGATCGGATCCGCTCTGCAGGGAGCCAAAGCAGACCTGGGTAGTACGCATCCTGACTTACTCGACGTACTTTTGGGTTGGACACTTCTTGGGGATCCCACAATGGTGGTCGAACCTTAG
- a CDS encoding asparagine synthase-related protein: protein MKKFVGPFAVVIYDRKKDSIVAVRDPLGDRTLFYSHQKNALLIASEERALLQDPDVNDQLDETRIATYFAFEPPPFDGSTFFKDIKELLPGHLISFENGHLRVRQYFNYEFAYDSKLQSDEEYAEQYRDLFQQSVQSRLRCIGRPAVMMSGGLDSTSVAAVAARNMNDRLKAVSWRFKELASCDEGVFINKMIEKYEIDPFQFCADNEWPLRNYENWPINPSTPVSNSFRMLKERAFRTASESGSRIVLVGTASDKLYSGTKYWLTDLLHYGNFRQAIRDTVWHVTRKGIRNFFQSTAFKGSLILKRFSPNWKPPAPDWLTDYARNLLPERVNWPVQNKDPIFRSRHNHILGLFTAHNFSVEIPHASRCGVDVRDPYRDRRLVDFMLSIPLNQLYRRGVYKLVLPNAMLNILPEEIRTRTTNISLKPLHSLGFRKESERIRRLLTRTDRVWPKYVSSDWLELTPMRNRSSMGKMVDWLCISFDEWMHRFGRTIICNEAA, encoded by the coding sequence TTGAAAAAATTTGTTGGTCCATTCGCCGTTGTCATTTACGATCGCAAAAAGGATTCAATTGTTGCGGTACGAGATCCGCTTGGAGATCGAACATTGTTCTACTCGCATCAAAAAAATGCGCTCCTGATCGCATCGGAAGAACGCGCTCTTCTTCAGGATCCTGATGTCAACGATCAATTGGATGAAACACGCATTGCCACCTATTTTGCCTTTGAACCTCCTCCGTTTGATGGATCTACATTTTTTAAGGACATAAAAGAGCTGCTACCAGGCCATCTTATTTCGTTTGAAAACGGTCATCTCCGTGTCCGGCAATACTTCAATTATGAATTCGCTTATGATTCAAAACTCCAATCCGATGAAGAGTACGCTGAACAGTACAGGGACCTTTTTCAACAAAGTGTGCAATCACGCTTGCGATGCATTGGCCGGCCGGCCGTGATGATGAGTGGTGGGCTGGATTCCACTTCTGTTGCAGCTGTTGCCGCGCGAAATATGAATGACAGGTTGAAAGCAGTTTCGTGGAGATTCAAGGAACTCGCGTCCTGTGATGAAGGAGTGTTCATCAACAAAATGATTGAAAAGTATGAGATTGATCCATTTCAGTTTTGCGCTGATAACGAATGGCCGCTGCGTAATTACGAAAATTGGCCGATCAATCCAAGTACGCCTGTAAGTAATTCATTTCGCATGTTAAAGGAGCGGGCATTCCGGACCGCATCTGAATCCGGAAGCCGGATCGTCCTGGTTGGAACGGCAAGCGACAAACTTTACTCAGGAACCAAGTACTGGCTGACCGACTTGCTCCATTACGGCAATTTCAGACAGGCCATTCGTGACACGGTCTGGCATGTTACACGTAAGGGAATCAGAAATTTTTTCCAATCTACTGCCTTTAAAGGTAGCTTAATCCTCAAACGCTTTTCGCCGAATTGGAAACCGCCAGCACCCGATTGGTTGACCGACTATGCGCGGAATCTTTTACCTGAGCGCGTGAATTGGCCTGTACAAAACAAGGATCCGATCTTTAGATCAAGACATAACCATATTCTTGGTCTATTCACCGCGCATAATTTCTCCGTCGAAATTCCTCATGCATCACGATGCGGCGTTGATGTACGGGATCCATATAGGGACCGCAGGCTTGTGGACTTCATGTTAAGCATTCCCCTGAACCAGCTTTACAGAAGAGGCGTTTACAAATTAGTTTTGCCTAACGCAATGTTGAACATTCTTCCGGAAGAAATCCGCACGCGGACAACGAATATTTCGCTAAAGCCGTTGCATTCTCTCGGATTTAGAAAAGAATCTGAACGGATTCGAAGGTTGTTGACAAGAACGGATCGTGTATGGCCAAAATACGTAAGCTCTGACTGGCTCGAGCTGACGCCTATGCGTAACAGATCGTCTATGGGGAAAATGGTCGATTGGCTTTGCATTAGTTTCGATGAATGGATGCACCGCTTTGGCAGGACCATTATCTGCAACGAGGCTGCGTAA
- a CDS encoding lasso RiPP family leader peptide-containing protein, whose amino-acid sequence MKDREEINQKNEAKRRPYKTPKLIKYGDIRSLTLGGTPGSGDSGPGGGQEELVGSPVEQEESPSLNE is encoded by the coding sequence ATGAAAGATCGTGAAGAAATCAATCAAAAAAATGAGGCGAAAAGGCGTCCATACAAGACCCCAAAACTGATCAAGTACGGTGATATTCGAAGCCTGACACTTGGAGGAACTCCGGGCTCCGGCGATTCTGGTCCTGGCGGTGGTCAGGAAGAGCTCGTGGGGTCGCCTGTCGAACAGGAAGAATCCCCCAGCCTCAATGAATGA
- a CDS encoding glycosyltransferase family 4 protein gives MIGSAGDLRFIKGHHLIIKAAPLILQEFPDAVFVFVGADFTNGELRRHANETGFSDHFRFAGFRFDAVRFMSAIDVLVQPSLSEGLPRAILEAMSLSKPVIGSGVGGIPEIIQDEVNGYLVSPNDAQALAEGTCKVLSNPSLRMKLGKQAYEMVKEKFSVERMIQDFESLYESLAHIEHGNIS, from the coding sequence GTGATCGGCTCCGCGGGTGACCTGAGATTCATCAAAGGACACCATCTCATCATCAAAGCCGCTCCGTTGATTCTTCAAGAATTTCCCGATGCAGTTTTTGTTTTCGTTGGCGCTGATTTCACGAACGGCGAATTACGGAGGCATGCGAACGAGACCGGATTCAGCGATCACTTTCGTTTTGCTGGTTTTCGGTTTGACGCAGTTCGGTTTATGAGCGCAATAGATGTCCTGGTGCAGCCATCCCTTTCAGAAGGCCTGCCCCGGGCGATATTGGAAGCTATGTCCTTGAGCAAACCTGTAATTGGTTCAGGCGTAGGAGGGATACCGGAGATCATCCAGGATGAGGTAAATGGATACCTCGTATCTCCGAATGACGCTCAAGCTCTTGCGGAAGGGACGTGCAAAGTTCTTTCGAATCCCTCGCTCAGGATGAAATTGGGAAAGCAGGCATATGAAATGGTAAAGGAAAAGTTTTCTGTCGAAAGGATGATCCAGGACTTCGAAAGTCTCTATGAATCACTTGCGCACATCGAACATGGAAATATATCTTGA